The stretch of DNA CCAGAAGCTGCTCAAGAGCATCAAGCCGGGCGTGTCGCGGGTGCCGACGGTCGAGATCATGAATTTCACGCCGACGATCCGCAAACTTATCCTCGAAGAGCAAGACGAGAAGCTCGGCGACGCGATCCGCATCGGCGCCGAGGACGGCATGCAGGACTTCACGCAGAGCCTCAAGGGCCTCGTGGACAAAGAACTGATCGACCGTGAGACGGCGATGGAGGTCGCGCCCAACCGCGAGGCCCTCAAGATGGCCCTCAAGGGCATCTCCGTGAACCAGGGCGGCATCCTTTAATTCACAACCTTCCCTGTAGCGTTCTTTCGATAAGGCAACCGAGTTGATGGCATCGGGAATGGTTCGAGTCAGTTGGCGGCGCGCGGCGCTCGCGATGGCGTTTGCCGTGGGTTTGACGTTTGGCGTCGGCGTGGCCTCTGCGCAAGTGGGGCTCGGCGAAGTCTTAGAGACCCAGAACATCCGTAACGAGATGGCCGGTGGCGGCCGCGATGAGCGCGGCGCCAATCAAGCCAATGACCAAGCGGCGGACGCCGCCCCGCCGGCCGACGGCGCCGACGGCGATCTGCCCGCTGTCGCCCGCACGGGCATCGACAAGTGGGACGACACTCACTCGATCTTCCGTCAGCGTGAGGCGTCACTGAACTGGCTGAAGATGCTGCCGGTCGCGCTGCTGCTACTCGTCTGGGTCCGCTCCGCCGACTGGATCAATCGCGACGCCCAGATCTTCAACCTCAACCACAACGCCTGGAACCCGGCGATCGTCGCGCCGTTCGTCATTGCCTTTGTCGTGATGCTGCTGATCCCGAACTACGTGATCGGGATCATCCTGCTGTCGCTGGCTTGGCTTGTGCCGTTCGTCGCTTACGCGGTCCACCACAACAAATCGGTCGAACCGCACCAGTCGGTCTTCACCGGCAGCTGGTTCCGTCACCAAGTCTCCGAAGCGGGCGCCTTGGTGGGCCTCAAGATCGGCTCGGAGAAGAAGGCCGACTACCTCCGCGGCCCCGAGGTGGACCTTGTCGCGCAGGGGGGCGACGAACGCACCAACCAAGCGAACCTGCTCACCGCCCGGCAGTCGCCCGGCTACGTGCACGTCAAAGAACTGGTCGCCGACATGGTCACCCGCGGCTCGGCGCGCGTGCTGCTCGATTACTCGGCCGAGGTCGTCACCGCGCGGCACATGATCGACGGCGTCTGGCACAACGGCGAGCCCCGCGACCGCGAGTCGGGCGACGTCATGCTCGCCGTGATGAAGCAACTGGCGAACCTCAACGTCTCGGAGCGGCGCAAGAAGCAGGACGGCGAGTTCGGCGCCACCTACCAAAACAAGAAGTACGCCTGCGAGCTCACCAGCCAAGGCGTCAAGACCGGCGAACGCGTCATCGTCACGCTCCACGGCAGCACCAAGCAATCGGGCATCAAGACGCTCGAGCAGCTCGGCATGCGGGAGAAGCTCCGCGACCAGTGGCTGGAGATCATGAACGCCGACCGCGGTCTGGTCGTCATGTCGGCGATGCCCGAGGGCGGCCTGACAACGATGTTCGACGTGGCGCTGCTGGACTGCGACCGCCTGATGCGCGACTTCGTCGCCATCGAGGACGCGGCCGCCCCCGAGACCGAGATCGAGAACGTCCCGGCGAGCTTCTACGACGCCGCGAAGGGCGATTCGCCCTCCCAGCTGATCCCCAGCCTCTCGCGCAAGTACCCGAACGTCTGGGTGGTCCGCGACTTCGTCGACGCCGAGACCGCTAAGCTGTTGATGGAGGAGATTGACCTCGACCGCCTTGTCGTCACGTCGTGCCACGCCCAGGACGCCGCCGAGGCGTGCCTGCGGATGTTGCAGAAAAAGACGCCCCACAAGGAGTTCGCCCGCGAACTCATCGGCGTGCTCAACACGCGTCTGATCCGCAAGCTCTGCACCGGTTGCCGCGTCGAGTACGAGGCCACCCCGGCGCTACTGAAAAAGCTCGGCATCCCGGCGGGCAAAGTGACGAAGTTCTACCGCGTCCCCAAGGGCGAGGAGATCGAGAAGCCGTGCAAGGTCTGCTCGGGCCTGGGCTACCGCGGCCGGACCGCGATCTTCGAGCTCTTGCAGCCCGACGACCAGTTCCGCCAGAAGCTGCTCAAGGAACCGAAGATCGACGTGCTGCGCAAGGCCGCCCGCGCCGCCGGCATGCGGACCCTCCAAGAAGAGGGAATCCTCCTCGTGGCCAAGGGAGTCACCTCCCTCCAAGAACTGCAACGCGTCCTCTCCGGCTCCTAGCCCCCCCACGCCAAGAAGGCCTCTAGCCTCTAGCCTCTAGCCTCTAGCCTCTCCCAATGTTCTACGCCATCGCCGGCATCATCTTCTTCGCCACGCTCGCGATGATGGTGCAGCACGGCATCTGGAGCAACCTGGTCAACCTGCTGGCGATCGTCATTGGCGGGATCACGGCCTTCGGCGTCCATCAGCCGCTGGTCGTGATGATCGACGAGCGCACCGACGGCTCGTACACCTACCTGCTCGACTTCTTCGTGCTGTGGTTGGTGTTCGCGATCGTCGTGGGCGTTCTGAAGCTCGTCGCCGGTTACCTGTCGAAGAACCGGGTGAACTTCCCCGATCAAGTCGACAACTTCGGCGGCGCGGCGCTGGCGGCGTTCGCCGGGTATGTGATGATGTGCTTCGCGATGTCCACGTTCCACGCGGCGCCGCTCGGCTACGACGTGCTCAGCAGCGCCTACGAGTACGGGGACTCGCCCGAAGCGGCCGAGTCGGCGATGGCGGATAAGTTCGCCCCGATGGCGCCGACGATCGCTTGGCTGCGATTGTGCGACTCCGTGCTCGCTCCCGAGGCCTTCGGCGGCGCGGGCTTTAGCTCCAAGATCTTCGTCGCCGAGCACGGCAAGCACCGCAAGGCGTACGCCGCGGCGGACACGGCGATCATGAAGCGGGGCTGATTCTCTCCGCCCCCTTCCCTCATTCGCAGCAGCTCCGCCTTACCGACTCAAGCAAAGATTCAAGCCTGGCATGGATGATCGGCCCCAATCGATAACCGGCGGTATGGGTCTCTCCGACACGCTCGACGACGAAGTGGTCGCCTACCGGCCGGTCAGTTCGCTGGCGGTGATCGGCGCCGTCCTTGCGGCGGCGTCGCTGCTCGCGCTGGCGACGCCGTGGCTGGCCTTTTTGCCCGCCGTGGCGGCGGTCTTGTGCGGCGTGGCCGCCCATCGGGTGCGACGCGACCCCGACGCGCAGAGCGGCCAGGGGATCGCCATGGCGGGGCTCGCCCTCTCGCTGCTGGTCCTCGGCGCGCTGCTCGCGCAGCGGCCCATGACGCAGCGGCTCCATATGGCGTCCGCCACCGCCGTCGCCGATCGGTTTATCGAGCTGATCGCCGAGGAGGACCTCGTCGGCGCCGTGGAGCTGATGGTCCCTTACGCCGACCGCCGACCGACTCCCGAGCTGGCCAAGGTTCTCTACGAAGGCAACGAAGAGGCGAAGCAGCGGCTGGACGATTTCGCCGCAAAGGACGCCGTACAGCGCGTCGCCGGGGGCGAAACGCCCCGGCTGAGTGGGCCCAACGTTATCGGCAGCCTGTCGTTCCGGCGGGTCGTCGCGTACCTGCGGTACGACGTCCCCGCACGTGCCGGCAAAGAGGCCGCGACCGTTCAGGTCGAACTCGAGCGTTCCCCGTCGGGAAGGCCCGGAGCCGTCGCTTGGCGGGTCACCGGTTTCGACTTCCCTCCCCCCGCCCCGGCCGGCGGCTGAGATAAACTGCGGCGACTTTGCCGGCTGGCCTTTGCGCGGTCGTCGGGTCTCACCGACCGGCGTTTCGGTATATCCCGCAAAGCTTCTCATCTTACGCCCGTTATCACCGCTTTTCGCGGTTCGCGGCGGCTCTGGACGTACACGTCCCCGACTCTGCGCGTCGATTAACACGATCGATCAGGCGAACCAATTCGGGCCGAGCGACGTGCGGTGCGTCGTCCGGCGATCGCACTTCCCGTTCGCTCGCCAACTCGAACGGACGCGAGCTTTCCCCCCAGAAGGAGCTGATGGTAATGACTCTGCGATGGACCATGGGCGTTGCTCTGGTCGCCTTCGGTGGCGCGACCGCGTCCGCCGAAACGGCGATCGAGTCGGCGTTCGACTACCAGTTGATTTGTTGTGAAGAGACGACCGGCTGCTGCGACGAGCCATCGTGCGGCTGTGCGGACCCGAGCTGTGGCTGTGACGATGGCTTTGCTTGTGCTTCCGACTGCGGTTGCGATCCGTCGTGCGGATTGGGCGGCGGCTGCGGCGACGCCTGCGGTTGCGGCTCGACGTGCGGCCTGTTGGGCGACTGCTGCCTGGGCGACCCCTGGACGCTCCAGGGTTACCTCGACCCGTGCGGCTGCAGCCCGATTACGTTCGGCGGTTGGACCCAGATCGGTTTCCACACGCAGAACACCCGCTTCTCGCGTGACGACAACGACGCCTTCGCGTTCAACGACCACCCCGGCCGCCTGAACCTGCACCAGCAGTGGTTCTACGCCGAGAAGGTCGCCGAGGCGCCTTGCTGCGGCGTCGACTGGGGCTTCCGCGCCGACCTGATGTACGGCACCGACGCGATCAAGACCCAGTCGTTCGGCAACCCGGCCGGCTCGTGGGACTTCCAGAACGGCTGGGACGAGGGCGCCGGCTACGGCTGGGCCATGCCGCAGCTGTACGGCGAAGTCGCCTGGGGCGATTGGTCGGTGAAGGTCGGCCACTTCTTCACGCTGATCGGTTACGAAGTCGTTACCGCCCCGGATAACTTCTTCTACAGCCACGCGTTCACGATGTTCAACAGCGAGCCGTTCACGCACACCGGCGCCATCGCGACCTACAACGGTTTCGACGACGTCACGCTGTACGGCGGTTGGACCGCGGGCTGGGACACGGGCTTCGACAGCTTCAACGACGGCAGCAACTTCCTCGGTGGTTTCAGCACCGGCCTCACCGACGACATCACCTTCACCTACATGCTGACCGCCGGCAACTTCGGCAAGCGCAGTGCGGGTGGTGACGGCTACAGCCACTCGGTGGTGGTGGACTTCGCCCTGACCGACGACCTGAACTACGTCCTGCAGTCGGACCTGGTGGACATCGACGACCAGAACGGCAACGTGACGGCGAACGATCAGGTCGGCATCAACCAGTACCTGTTCTACACGATGAACGACTGCTGGGCCGTTGGCGCCCGGCTCGAGTGGTGGAAGACCGACGGCTTCTCGTACCAAGAGATGACCTACGGCCTCAACTACCGCCCGCACGCCAACGTCGTGATCCGCCCCGAGATCCGCTACGACTGGACCGCCAGCGACGCCGCCGCCAACAACGTCGGCTTCGCGGACGCCGAAGAGTTCAACAGCGCTAAGTTCGGCATGGACGCGATCTTCACGTTCTGATCCGAGCGACGCTGCGAGCAGTGAGCTAACGACCGCGGGCCGTCCGAAAGGGCGGCCCGCGGCTTTTTTGTTTCAGGGGGTCAGCAGTTAGGGGTCAGTGGTCAGGATTTACAGAGCGAAGCGTAGGCGAGCCGGGAGCGTCAGCGACCGGAGTGAAGCGAGATTCCGTCGCAACTCCGGTCGCTGACGCTCCCGGCTCGCTGACTCCTAACTTCTGACCCCTGTCTACTGACTCCTGCCACAGCGCCTTACGATACGCGTTCCCCCCCCCAGGAACCCGATCCCGAGAACAGGCGCTCTCCATGTCCACAGCCATTGACTCCGGCCCCACCCATCCCGGCCCGCTCAGTTCCCTCGAGCGCCGCGTGCTAGGCGTTCTCGTCGAGAAGGCGAAGACCACGCCCGACGCCTATCCGTTGTCGCTCAACGCGCTGCGAACGGGGTGCAACCAGAAGAACAACCGCTACCCACAGATGGAGCTCGACGACGATCAGGTCGAGCGCGCCGCCGACTCGTTGCGGCAGAAGGGGGCGCTGACGCTCGTTCAAGGCGACTCGCGCGTCGAGCGTTATCGCCACCGGATGTACGAGTGGCTGGGCGTTGAGAAGGCCGAGCTGGCCGTGGTGGCGGAGTTGTTGCTCCGCGGCGCGCAGACCGTGGGCGACCTCCGCGGCCGTGCGGCGCGGATGGAGCCCATCCCCGGGCTCTCTGAGCTGACGCCGATCGTCGATGCGCTCGTCGCCAAGGGCTTCGTTGAGTACCTCAGCCCCCCCGGCCGTGGCGCGGTGGTGACGCACACGTTCTATTCCGAGAACGAACGCGACAAGGTGTGTCGGGAGTTTGGCGTCGGAGGCGCGACCCCGGTAGCGTCGCGACAGGCTGTGGCGGCGCCCGCGGCTAGCGCCGACGGCTCACAAGGTGGGCCAGCCGATACCCGTCCGGCGACGGGAGGCGATTGGGAGCTGGAGCTGCTGACGCTCCGGGAAGAATTGACCACCCAGATCAGCGAACTCCGGAACGAGGTCGAGCGGCTGCGGCAGCGCGTCGAGGGTTGAACTAGGCTAGCGGTGTGAGCACCGAAAAAGTCGGCGAGCCCCCGATGTTCATTGGGGGTGGAACCGGGTACCCGCTTCGCACCCCCGATTAACATCGGGGGCTCGCCTTCGAGTCGCCACGCATGCCCTCACCGACCCCCGACAACTCGCCCCCGCCGCCCGGCGCCTCTTTGGCGGCGTGGCTGCGGCGGTGGCTGGTGTGGCTGCTGTTGGGGTCGTACGTCCTGGCGGCTCTCGTCCCCGCGCCGGGGACCTGGCTGACGGGCCTCCGCAGCGGGGAGGGCGTCAGCTTCTCGCTCGTGATGGTCGGCGTCTTGCTGCTGACCGGGGCGATGGCGGTCAACGTCGGCAAGCTGCGGGAATTGCCCCGTCACCCAGTAGCCCTTCTGACGGCCCTAGCGGGCGTTTGGGGGCCTCCTGTCGTGGTGGTGGCACTTTGGTCGATCCTCGCGCCGGCGTGCCTTCCTGGGCCCCTGGCGGCCTCCCTGGGGGCCGGTATGGCCTTCGCCGGGGCGATGCCCGTCGCCAACTCCGCCGTCGCCTGGACGCACCAGTCGGGCGGCAGCCTGGCGTGGGCCCTGGGCCTCGTCGTGCTGTCGATCTGCCTCTGCCCCTGGGTGACGCCGCTGGTGCTCGGGCTGATGGGCCAGACCCTCGCCGGCGCCAGCGCCGCCGAGGCCGACCTGCTCGTCTCGCGGTTCAGCGGGGCGGTGTTCGTCGTCTGGGTGCTCGTGCCGACCCTGCTCGGGCTCGGGCTTCACGCCGCCCTGGGCGGCCGCCGCGTCGAGAAGCTCGCCCCGCGGCTCACCATCGCCTCGGCGGCGGCGCTGCTGCTGTTGAACTACGCCAACGCCGCGACGGCCCTCCCGAACGTACTCGCTGAGCCTGACTGGCGGTTATTGGGGACGACACTCGTCGCGGCCGTGACGCTGCCAGTCGCCGGCGCCGCGGTGGCGTGGCCGCTGTCGCTGCTAGGGCGGGTGTCGAGGCGCGGCCGCGTGGCGTGGGCCTACTCGCTAGGGATGAAGAACACGGGGCTCGCGCTGGGGCTCGTGGGCGCGACGCTCGGCGACCAACCCGTCGCGATCCTGGTGATCCTCGCCGTAACGCTGATGCAACACGTCGTCGCGGGAGCGGTGCATGCGATTGCAGCACGCAGCGAGGGTTAACGTCCAAGGCTCCGATCGAACGCACGACGGGGGTCCCACAGCGTCTTGGTCATCGTTCGCGGCGCGCTCCCACGACCTGCATCGAGGGCTCTCGATGCAACGGGTTGGTTGACGCTTCTCGCATCGCCTCAGCCGCAGGCGGCAGCCCGCGGCGGCCCCTCGGACCGACTTACGGCGCCGGCGTCTGCACAATCACCACCCAAGGCCCGCGCGGGTCTTCGCCCAACGTCTTAGGCGCCACCTCCGCGACAGCGCCGAGGTACTTCAACCCGGGTCGACCGAGGATGTCGTCGTACGAACCGAGGAAATTGCCGCGCGTCGCGCTGCGGCTATTGGCGGTCGCGGTCAGCAGACTCTCGCTGAGCCGCACCGGGTCGCTCGGCCGGCTGTAGGACGACAGCTCCCGATGGTGCAGCACCAGCCCTTTGCGAAGGTCGTCTTCGATGTCGTCGGCGCCGGTATCCGCCAGCAGGATCTCGTGGCCGCCGGTCGCCTCGAGCTCGTTGAACTCGGCGAAATCGCCTAGCGACGACGAGATCGCCAGCACCCCGATCACCCGTTGCCGCCCGGCCTCTTGTGAGTCGCCGTAGATCGGCACGGAGAACGCCACTTTCAGATCACCCTTCGCGGTGGTGCTGCCATAGACCGCCGAGCGGTGCGGCTCGCGCAGCGGTTGGATGTCGTCCTCCTCGATGTCGTCCGGCAGGTTGGTCCCTTGGCCGTGGAAGTAGTCGCGGATGGCGTAACGCTGACCCATCGAGGCCGGCGAGTACGGCGCCCGAGCGACTTGCAAGCCCTTGGCGTCGGTGACGAACCAGCTGCTAGAGCGGAAGCCGAGCTTCTCGTCGCCGCGGCTGCGTTGATCGACGATCCATTGCTGAAGCGGGTGTTGGCGGTCCCCGAGCGCGGGCGCGTCGGGCGCGTTGGGCCCCTGCCCTGTCAGCCAGCCTTGCAGACGGGGGTCGTCCGCCGCCGACTGGAGGATCTGAATACGCCGGTCGATGGCGATCGAAAGCTCTCGCGCCGTCAGGCCGGCGACCGACTCGAGCTTCTCGGCCACCAGCGCCGGGTTCCCCGTCGATGGCAACAACCACACCGCCAGCACCGCCGCGCAGGCCGCCGCGGCCGCCATCGTCGCCACCAGCCAGCCGAACCGCTTGCCCGGCGTCGCCAACGCCGCGCTGCCGATGAGGGTGCGGTTGAGGCGAGCGCTGGTTTCTTGCGTATCGATGCGGTCGGGATGTGTCTCGGCGCGGCTGAGGCGACGCTCCACAGCGCCATCGACCTTGAGCCGCGTGACGCGTTCCGCCAGATGGGCGCCAACCGCAAACGGCGCGAGCGCCTCGGCCACTTCGAGCGGCGTCTGCGGGCGGTCCTTGGGGTCCTTAGCGAGCATCCGCTCGACCAGGGCGGTTAGCTCGCGCGGCGCGCCGCAGGCGGGCCGCAGCGGCGGGATCGGCGCGGTGGCGTGGGCGCGTTCGGGCTTGAGGTCGGACCTCGAGAACGGCGGCTCACCCATCAGCAGGCAGTAGAGCGTGCAGCCGAGGCTGTAGATGTCGGCCCGGATATCGACCGACGTGGTGCGCCACTGCTCGGGGGGCATGTAGTAGGCCGTCCCCATTCCGCCGCGGTCGAAGCGGGTGAGCCGTTCCTCGTCGCCACCGACCAGCAGCGCGAGCCCCAGGTCCATCAGCTTCACCACCGCCAGCTTCCTCGCCGATGAGAGCGGGGCGCCAGAACTGCGGTAGCTGCCGCTCTCGCCGACTTGCAGGTGCGGGCTGCTGGTGAGCGCCACCATCAGGTTCGACGGCTTCACGTCGCGATGAACGAGGCCCTGCTCGTGCAGATGCTCGAGGCCCAGCGCCGCTTGCCGGGCGATCTCGCAGGCGTCGGCCACCGGCAGCGGCCCCTCGGCGTCGAGCAGCCGATCGACGCTGACGCCATCGACGTACTCCATCACGAGGTAGTGCTCGTAATCGTCGGGGCTCGACGAGTCGATCGCCACCACAAGGTTCGGGTGCTCCAGCGCCCCGGTCGCGCGGACCTCTTGGTAGAACCGCCGCACGACCGAGTCGCCGCCCGCTTCCACAAGGTCGGGGCGGATGATTTTCACGGCCCGCGGGCGGTCGAACTGCGCGTGGCGGGCCTTGTAGACGTTGCCCATGCCGCCGGCGCCGATCAGCTCCAAGAGCTCGTAATTGCCGATCCGCCGCTGCCGCACAGCGGTCGCCGAATCAGAGGGCGATCGCCGCCGGGTCGAAGCGCTCCCCGACTGAGCCGCGTACTCGGTGAGGCCCATCGTCCGCGGCAGGACGCTCCATTCGCGCGGCGGCTGGTCGTTGAACTCTTCGTCCGGGCTGCGACGCGGGAGCGTTGGCGAACGGCCCGTGTAGAGCACTTCGTAGAGCTCCGCCGAGCCGATGCCGCGGAGTTCGCAGGCGCCGTGGGCGTGGAGCCAAACGCCGTCGAGCACGCCGTCCTCGATCAGCGCCGCCGTGGTGCGCGAGACGAGGATCTGCCCGCCCTGGGCGTGGTCGGCGAGGCGCGAGGCGTAATCGACCGCCCGGCCGACGAAGTTGTCGGGGTCGTGCGGATCGGGCTGCGGCGCCCCGGCGTGCATGCCAATGCGGACCTCGGCGGTGGGGGCGTCTTCGCCGGCGTTGATCGGCGTTTCGTGGTGGGCACGCACCACGTCGATTGCCCAGCGCGTCGCCCGGGCTGTGTCCGGGAACACCAGGAAATGCCCATCGCCGGCGGTCGAGACGACACGCCCCTCCGCGGCCGCCAAGCCCGCCTCGATCAGCGCCCGATGCGGCTGCAACACCCGCTCGACGTAAGCCGCGTCACGCGCCGCCGCATCGCCGCCCGGCATCCGGCCCTTGAGCGCCACGGAGCCCACCAGGTCGGTGAACACAAACGTGGTGAGCTGGGCCATGGCTACGAGTGAGTTCTAGAGATGGCGACGCCGGTCGTGGGTGGAATCTTAAGCGATCAAGCGGCCGCTGTGCGAATGATCAATGACCAAATGCTTCGAATGACCAATGACCAACGACCAAGCCCCAATGACCAATGCTGCTGCGCAGCTCGGGGCGGCAGCCCCCTCATTGGTCATTGGGGCTTGGTCATTGCGGCTTCTAAAAAACAAGGGCTGGCGACGCCGAAATGCGTCGCCAGCCCGTGGGTTGGTTATCTCAACAAGAACGGCGTCATGCGCCGCGTTGCGATTGGATAAGTTCGTTCAGCTCCTGCTGGAGGAATTGGGAATGGTTTCGCGGGATGCGTGCGGCGACGTCGCCGGCGCTTAGCAAAGTTCCTGATCAGCCCGCGCCGTGCTTCGGCTCTGAGCGGGCGGCTGCAAACCCTCTCGCAGGGAGAGGACGCCGGGCGGCTTTTTCAGGGCCACCGGGCAGGCGAGCACGCCTCGGTGAAGGTCGCGGTTGATCGGGCGCCTCGCGGCGCCGTCGGTCGCCGTCACGCCCGACGTTACAGGCGGCACACAGCCCCTTGCGAGGGCTACCGGCCGCAGGAACACGGACGAAAACAAACGAACGAGCGGTTATCGGTTCTCCAGGATCAGGTGTGATGAGAGGCGGCGAACCCACAGCGAGGGACGCTTCCCCTCCTGATACGCAATCACGGTCGAGGCAGTTCCACTCCGTGAGGAGATGGCTCCAGGATCGCCGCAGCGAGTCGCCGGAGTTGCGAAGAGCGAGCTGGCCAGCCCTCCCTCTTCCTGTCGTCTCGACAAGTGTTGTGTTACTCCTCTTGGACGAGGCGAGTCAAAGCAATTTGGCTCAATTTCGAGCCTAGCTCAGAAGTTTTCCCAACGGCGGGTCGGCGCATGCCGATCGGCGAAAATCTGCCGTTTTCGGCCTCCGGAATAGCGCGCGGCGCCCCGGACGAACCCCTTCCAGCCGCACGACCGCGCCCCGCCGTCCGGCCAACCGCGACAACCCCTGCAAACCCCCCGCAAAGCGGCTGTTTCGCTAGGCCGGATGCTCGCCGAATCGGGCCGCCGGCGGTTAATCTGGGGATTATGGCGAAGAGACGCCGCCATCGAACCGCACACCATTCGTACCCCGGTCTACCACCGCATTTAGCCCCCGGTCATTGACCGGGGGCTAAGTCGGTAGCCGGGGGCCAAATAGAGACCCCTATGACGAAGCCCCTCACGCTGCTGATCGCTCTCGCCGCGTCGCTTGCCGCCGTGACGACGCAAGCCGGCACGATCGACCTACGGCTCGACGTCAACTACACCGGCGCCAACCCCTCCGCGGGCGGCACGTGGAAGCTGTTCGCGAAGACCGACGAGTTCGGCCTCTTCTCGCTCACCGCGCCGCTGTCGGGCATCAACGCCTCGGTCACCAACGAGCTACCACGCGGCCGCGTTAACGGCAGCGCCACCAACAACGCGGGCTTCTCGCTCGAAATCAATCGGGACCGCGGCTCCTACCGCCAGCTCACCTACAACCAACAAATCA from Botrimarina mediterranea encodes:
- a CDS encoding ATPase, T2SS/T4P/T4SS family, encoding MVRVSWRRAALAMAFAVGLTFGVGVASAQVGLGEVLETQNIRNEMAGGGRDERGANQANDQAADAAPPADGADGDLPAVARTGIDKWDDTHSIFRQREASLNWLKMLPVALLLLVWVRSADWINRDAQIFNLNHNAWNPAIVAPFVIAFVVMLLIPNYVIGIILLSLAWLVPFVAYAVHHNKSVEPHQSVFTGSWFRHQVSEAGALVGLKIGSEKKADYLRGPEVDLVAQGGDERTNQANLLTARQSPGYVHVKELVADMVTRGSARVLLDYSAEVVTARHMIDGVWHNGEPRDRESGDVMLAVMKQLANLNVSERRKKQDGEFGATYQNKKYACELTSQGVKTGERVIVTLHGSTKQSGIKTLEQLGMREKLRDQWLEIMNADRGLVVMSAMPEGGLTTMFDVALLDCDRLMRDFVAIEDAAAPETEIENVPASFYDAAKGDSPSQLIPSLSRKYPNVWVVRDFVDAETAKLLMEEIDLDRLVVTSCHAQDAAEACLRMLQKKTPHKEFARELIGVLNTRLIRKLCTGCRVEYEATPALLKKLGIPAGKVTKFYRVPKGEEIEKPCKVCSGLGYRGRTAIFELLQPDDQFRQKLLKEPKIDVLRKAARAAGMRTLQEEGILLVAKGVTSLQELQRVLSGS
- a CDS encoding CvpA family protein, whose protein sequence is MFYAIAGIIFFATLAMMVQHGIWSNLVNLLAIVIGGITAFGVHQPLVVMIDERTDGSYTYLLDFFVLWLVFAIVVGVLKLVAGYLSKNRVNFPDQVDNFGGAALAAFAGYVMMCFAMSTFHAAPLGYDVLSSAYEYGDSPEAAESAMADKFAPMAPTIAWLRLCDSVLAPEAFGGAGFSSKIFVAEHGKHRKAYAAADTAIMKRG
- a CDS encoding porin; the protein is MTLRWTMGVALVAFGGATASAETAIESAFDYQLICCEETTGCCDEPSCGCADPSCGCDDGFACASDCGCDPSCGLGGGCGDACGCGSTCGLLGDCCLGDPWTLQGYLDPCGCSPITFGGWTQIGFHTQNTRFSRDDNDAFAFNDHPGRLNLHQQWFYAEKVAEAPCCGVDWGFRADLMYGTDAIKTQSFGNPAGSWDFQNGWDEGAGYGWAMPQLYGEVAWGDWSVKVGHFFTLIGYEVVTAPDNFFYSHAFTMFNSEPFTHTGAIATYNGFDDVTLYGGWTAGWDTGFDSFNDGSNFLGGFSTGLTDDITFTYMLTAGNFGKRSAGGDGYSHSVVVDFALTDDLNYVLQSDLVDIDDQNGNVTANDQVGINQYLFYTMNDCWAVGARLEWWKTDGFSYQEMTYGLNYRPHANVVIRPEIRYDWTASDAAANNVGFADAEEFNSAKFGMDAIFTF
- a CDS encoding DUF480 domain-containing protein; translation: MSTAIDSGPTHPGPLSSLERRVLGVLVEKAKTTPDAYPLSLNALRTGCNQKNNRYPQMELDDDQVERAADSLRQKGALTLVQGDSRVERYRHRMYEWLGVEKAELAVVAELLLRGAQTVGDLRGRAARMEPIPGLSELTPIVDALVAKGFVEYLSPPGRGAVVTHTFYSENERDKVCREFGVGGATPVASRQAVAAPAASADGSQGGPADTRPATGGDWELELLTLREELTTQISELRNEVERLRQRVEG
- a CDS encoding bile acid:sodium symporter — protein: MPSPTPDNSPPPPGASLAAWLRRWLVWLLLGSYVLAALVPAPGTWLTGLRSGEGVSFSLVMVGVLLLTGAMAVNVGKLRELPRHPVALLTALAGVWGPPVVVVALWSILAPACLPGPLAASLGAGMAFAGAMPVANSAVAWTHQSGGSLAWALGLVVLSICLCPWVTPLVLGLMGQTLAGASAAEADLLVSRFSGAVFVVWVLVPTLLGLGLHAALGGRRVEKLAPRLTIASAAALLLLNYANAATALPNVLAEPDWRLLGTTLVAAVTLPVAGAAVAWPLSLLGRVSRRGRVAWAYSLGMKNTGLALGLVGATLGDQPVAILVILAVTLMQHVVAGAVHAIAARSEG
- a CDS encoding protein kinase domain-containing protein, with amino-acid sequence MAQLTTFVFTDLVGSVALKGRMPGGDAAARDAAYVERVLQPHRALIEAGLAAAEGRVVSTAGDGHFLVFPDTARATRWAIDVVRAHHETPINAGEDAPTAEVRIGMHAGAPQPDPHDPDNFVGRAVDYASRLADHAQGGQILVSRTTAALIEDGVLDGVWLHAHGACELRGIGSAELYEVLYTGRSPTLPRRSPDEEFNDQPPREWSVLPRTMGLTEYAAQSGSASTRRRSPSDSATAVRQRRIGNYELLELIGAGGMGNVYKARHAQFDRPRAVKIIRPDLVEAGGDSVVRRFYQEVRATGALEHPNLVVAIDSSSPDDYEHYLVMEYVDGVSVDRLLDAEGPLPVADACEIARQAALGLEHLHEQGLVHRDVKPSNLMVALTSSPHLQVGESGSYRSSGAPLSSARKLAVVKLMDLGLALLVGGDEERLTRFDRGGMGTAYYMPPEQWRTTSVDIRADIYSLGCTLYCLLMGEPPFSRSDLKPERAHATAPIPPLRPACGAPRELTALVERMLAKDPKDRPQTPLEVAEALAPFAVGAHLAERVTRLKVDGAVERRLSRAETHPDRIDTQETSARLNRTLIGSAALATPGKRFGWLVATMAAAAACAAVLAVWLLPSTGNPALVAEKLESVAGLTARELSIAIDRRIQILQSAADDPRLQGWLTGQGPNAPDAPALGDRQHPLQQWIVDQRSRGDEKLGFRSSSWFVTDAKGLQVARAPYSPASMGQRYAIRDYFHGQGTNLPDDIEEDDIQPLREPHRSAVYGSTTAKGDLKVAFSVPIYGDSQEAGRQRVIGVLAISSSLGDFAEFNELEATGGHEILLADTGADDIEDDLRKGLVLHHRELSSYSRPSDPVRLSESLLTATANSRSATRGNFLGSYDDILGRPGLKYLGAVAEVAPKTLGEDPRGPWVVIVQTPAP